From the genome of Phoenix dactylifera cultivar Barhee BC4 chromosome 17, palm_55x_up_171113_PBpolish2nd_filt_p, whole genome shotgun sequence:
CGCTTTTTTCGGCATCCTTTCTTTCtcccctctcttttttcttttcctaatgGGTCTTAGTCCGGACGAAATAGGGTCTTCGATGAgtgaggaggaggtggagatggCCGAGGAGTGGTTCTTTCCTCAGCGAGGGTTCCGCTTGGAACCCGCCGGGTTGGGGGATCGGGTGACGAACCCTCCCGTGGGTCGAATCGGAGTGTATTTAgaggcactctgggccggcctacggttTTCCCTCCATGGGTTCGTGAACGAGTTGCTCGGGGAGTATCAACTCGTCCCGGCGCAACTTGCTCCGAACGCATGGAGGACGATTATCGGGTTCCTGTCCTTATGCATGGCATACGGGATCCCGACTTCCGCGAATGTCTTCCGGCAGCTCTTCATGTTGAAGTCCAGTCtgggagacggggagtggctctatatcgcccttcgggcgggccGGCCGCTCTTTCAGGGTGCTCCGATGTCCATTCATGATTGGAAGAAAaggtttttctttttgggtTCCGAGCGGACGTGGGGGTTCGACCctaggtggaggcagagccggctCAGGACCGCCAACAAACTCCCCAGGCTTTCGACGCGCGAGCAGGGGATCCTTAACGCTGTTCGCGGCCTCGGGGATGGTATCCTTTTGAGCGGCCTCGTGAGCGAGGATGCTCTAgtcaatgtcggtctgagctcggcgcgtcctcagggtaagggtaGTAGTAACTTAAAAAgcttctttttcctcctttctcctcataatattttattaacttATTTTGCTCATTCTTGCAGACATTGCGAAGATGGTGACTAAGAGCGAAGCTTTGTACGCTCGGTTCCGAAAGAGGGCTGTCGAGCTTGGAGGAGAACCGCTCGAGCCGAAGAAAAAGGCAAAAGTCTCGGCTGATGGGGCCGCCGAGAAGAGCGCTCCCCGAGTTGAGCCCCCCGATGCTACTTGGAGGGGGGCTCGAGCTCCGAGCCCAAGAGCTCGGCAGGAGAAACTATGGCGCTCGCATGCTCGATGCCAATCTCGCAGGTCCCTGGTCGGTCGCCCGTCCGACCCGAGCGCCCGACATCTGAGCCGGGCAGCAGCCGAGGGGCCGTGAGGCCGCCCTCGCGGAAGGCGACAGGGCCCAgcctctcccacccaccggaGGACGAGGGCCAACAAGAAAGGCGGCCCTACTTCCCGGAGCGGACGGTGTTTGAGGGCGACTCAGCCCTCGAGAATGTTGAGACGGCGCGGCAGATCTTCTGCGtcgcgctccttccagccgacaAGGCGAAGATTCAGGCTATGAGCCTGAACAGTtttttggagtcaactcgcctcTCTGCTGTTCGGGTAAGTCTTCATTATTTACTACTATTCATTCCTTACGCTTTCGGTGTTTATGCCCTAATTCTATCCTTGGCCTAATTTCTGTCTTGTTTTCAGCACCTCCACGAGATCGAGACACTAATCTCGATCGGCGCAGACTACAAGGAACGAGCTCGTCGGTGTTTACGGGCACAAGAAGAGGCTGAGAGAAAGCTGGCGGAGCTCGAGCTCCACAAGAAGGAGCTTTTACTTAGAGTGGGGGCCACCGAGGACGAAGTCCGAATTGTGACCGCGGTGCTcgaagaagagaaggccgcTCATGCTCTGACTAGATCAGAGCTGCAGGCCGCCGAGGCTCGCTTGGCCGAGGCGCGGTCCTTGCTCGTCGCCCGCGAGCAGGAAATAAAAAATGCAGAGCTCAAGGCCGAGCAACTCGAAGCTCAACTCGGAGCTCGGGAGAAGGAGGCCCAGGAGCAGGCCCAAAGCGCTGTCCAACTCTTCCATGAATCAGAAGAGTTCCGCGACCTGCTCAAAGAGGAAGCCATGAACGGGCTCATCTAGGGCTTCAACGACTTCCGCAATCAAGTGAAGCGGCTCTGCCCCGACTTTAACCTCGATTTGCTTCAAccgggagtgagggtcaaggagcTTGAGGCAAAGGCCGAGGCCGCTGCTGAGGAAGATCCGGCGGGAGCTTCCGAGGCTGCTCCCGAGGTTGCTGAGGAAGGCCGGGCCGAGACCACCACGGAGGACCCATCCACTGCCGAGGAGCGTTCGGCGGGAGTTCCTGAAGCTGCCCCCGAAGCTACCGAGGACAGTGGGGCCGAAGGGATCCCGGCCGCTGGTGCCGCGCCCACCCGCTAGGgctctttctctccctttttttttgttatttttgtaaCGGAGGATGGCCTGTCTGTTGTACGGCCGAGCCTcgattttgtacttagccttcatgcttttcttcatgaaatttcttttctaaATTCGTGTGAATTGATTTAGGTCTCGCTTCTCAGTAGATCTAGGGTTCTTCAAGTTCACTCAAGTCCATGGACTTGGGCCCTGCGGTTTCAGTCACGTTCATCACGTAGTTAGGCATATCTGCCAAGTCCCTAGATTCAGGTCCAAAGTTCCCGCTGCTCAGACCCCCAACCAACGATATTGCAATATTTGGGTCCGAGACACTTATTTGTCTTCGGGCTCGTCAAGCCTTCAAGCTCGGCACTAAATCCTGCCGAGCCCTAGAGCCTAGAGTCGCTAACTTGGCTCTAAAGCCTACTCCGCGAGCTCGGACCTCTAGTGGTCAAAGCGGATTATCGGACCCTCCCGACTTAAACAGGTCTAGGTCCAGGCCCGAAACAAGTCCCCAAGCTCGGGAGCAAATTTTGCCGAGCTGCCGATATTAGTCAAACTAGGGTTCACCGACAAGTGGTGCGCGCGGGGTTAGTGAGGTCAGCCCACAATTGACCCAGCAAAGCACCCCGACGCCGGTCGGGGCTTTATTTAAGCATTCGATCGGTGCAGGGACGAATGAAACAACATGGGTATCAATTAAGATGTACCTTTTGTACTGTCGGAGTCGAACGTCTCACGCCGAGGTCGGCGGCCTTGCTCCTCGGCGAGCTTTTGAGGACACTCTTTTGCTCAGGGTCCGCTTTCTGGGGACGCCGGCACATTGGGAGAATTAGTCGCCATCGGGGATCTGTGGGAGTTGCTTTGTTGTCACCCATGAACATTTGTTTCCGGCCATGAACGTTTGTTGCCGACCATGAGCGTTTGTTACTGACCACGAACGTATTCTTGACCACGAACGTTTGTTGCCAACCACGAACATGTCGATCACGAACATTTGTTGCTAACTACGAACATGTCGATCTCGAACGTTTGTTTCCGACCACGAACATGTCGATCACGAACGTTTGTTTCCGACCACGAACATGTCGATCACGAACATTTGTTGCTGACTACGAACATGTCGATCACGAACATTTGTTGCTGACTACGAACATGTCGATCACGAACGTTTGTTTCCGACCACAAACATGTCGATCACGACCATTTGTTGCTGACTACGAACATGTCGATCACGAACATTTGTTGCTGACTACGAACATGTCGATCACGAACGTTTGTTTCCGATCACGAACATGTCGATCACGAACGTTTGTTTCCGACCACGAACATGTCGATCACCCAAATCGCGGCCATGAAACTAGGGAGCAGAggagtctttaatgcctctcggCATCATGCTCCAAGTTTCAAACGCTCGGTCCAAAATTTACCACCAAGATCTCCAgtagatcaagttccacaagtccaaccCGAGCACTTCAACGCgctagtgcagcaagtccaagcgctagccattgcagcccaaagcctgcaacaagtggaggcccctcctgtgccgcctccatgggttcatgttaagcagagaaagaaactttctcccgagccatctcgaatcaggcatgaCTCCCGCTGCAATGACGTATGTGGGGGCAaccagtgagaagtagtagtccaagtctcacgtcaacgagttgaaggaaaaagaaaataaaagctgaggtctggagaaggagagttatggagctttaaaatgggattgtaagcCTCTGTGGCAAAGGGTATAGCTCTATTAAATCCCATTGTCCTTTCAAGTCTTCTGTCTTCCGGCAGCAAGTAAGAAACCAGCATGTACTTCCTCCTCACGGGCGTAAGTCCTCAGGACGGCACTCGCGACGTTGCTCTCCTTCAAAGCGTCGCCATCACAGAAGCCCTCGCCGAGGTCATGCAgggcgagccgagctcatgcaggccgagccgatcttagaaggccgagctcgtcatccatATGCTGCAGCCACAACttgcagcagtctcatccaggccgagttCATGCAGGCCGAACCGAGCtccgaagaccgagctcatgcaggctgccgagctcatccaggccgagctcatgcaggctgccgagcttagaaggccgccgagcacaaaaggtcgagcacagaaggctgccgagcacagaagaccgagctcagcaggctgccgagctcagaagcccgagCGCATAACCTCtcccagaaaatcgagccaaagaaggccggtgctgagccaagtcctgaggAATTTTGAAGCTcgagagccatcaaaatatctccaaaaggtacaggacaccacttttggcttcaaataatttcaatattttatctatttctaggtcggagaatccaaaaaacgatctacggatatctacatctccaacgtcgccccgatctgagtgggggtgcATGGTCACCAATGGACAAGATCCGTCGTCTCCGGATATGTCTACATCTCCAGTTAAGCCTGAAGCACCTCGTTGCGCTGATATCGAGCTCGGTCTCGATCTCCCTCAAACACCTCGACAAAGGTTGAGATGCCTCGTAAGTCGACAATAGATTCCCAAACTTTCtcaacctcggaaagcgtcgtagGTCGATAGTGTGTTCctagacccctcgaccttgcgcacgatccctcgaccaagatcgagatgccccgtgagtcgacagtagagtcccaaacttcctcgacctcgagaagcgtcgcaggtcgatagtgcgttcccatacccctcgaccttgcgcacgatccctctaccaaggtcgggatgccccgtgagtcgacagtaaagttccaaactccctcgacctcaggaagtgtcgcaggtcgatagtgtGTTTCCAGATCCCTCGAtcttgcgcacgatccctcgaccaaggtggGATGCCTCATGAGTCGacagtagagtcccaaactccctcgacctcgaaaagcgtcgcaggtcgacagcgagcccgagcTTCCTCAACCTCATGCTCGATTCATTGACTAAGCTCGGGACGCCAATTCGACGACATTTGACGCCCTTCGACgatattcgacgccattcgacgccactcgacgccattcgacgacactcgACGCcactcgacgacattcgacgatattcgacgccattcgatgacattcgacgacattcgacgccactcGACGACATTCGATGCCATGTCAATGCCGTTCGACGCTATGTCAGTGCCGTTCGATGCCcttcaacgccattcgacgcctcctACGACAACACGTCCCcatctgagtgggggcaccctgctgagtcgaccacaagccaaagaaggctgctgagtcgacctgaagcacttaaactctaactgcatgagaggtacaccctacttggcacgcacatctccatatatatttggctatattataggatgatcgacgactggactacttccttcgcccgagccaaaaagcagctcgaactcgaaagtcgaagggtagtgttgggggaaaaaatagaccaccccacaaatacaattaaagcacccaaatccgacagcaaggccgagctcatgcaggccgagctcatgcaggctgccgagctcattcaggccgagctcagaaggctgccgagctcagaaggccgagaccagaaggccgagcacagaaggctgcctagctcagaaggccgagcacagaaggttgccgagctcatgcaagctgccaagctcagaaggccgagctcagaaggctgccgagctcatctaggccgagctcagaaggccgagactagaaggctgccgagctcagaaggccgagaccagaaggctgccgagctcagaaggccgagcacagaaggctgtcgagctcaaaaggccgagctcagaaggctgccgagctcatccaggccgagctcagaaggccaagaccagaaggccgagcttagaaggccgagcacaaaaggctgtcgagctcagaaggccgagctcagaaggccaagctcagaaggccggGCTGACcttagaaggccgacctcgtcgtccacatgctgcggccatgccctgcagcagtctcacctcaccatgctttacttgccggccacgccacgacatatcaaccagggaccataccctgctgcgACTGTCAACGTCTCACCATTTCCAAGAATACATGCACtgtgcgccacaagcaagctctggctacacgccatctcctcccatgatggaaacggcaactcattacttccacgcccatgtcgaatcgtgacggtaacctattaattcgtccagtcacatcacaggtaaccctagcACTTTTCCTATAAAAGGAGAGCTTCTCCATCTAAAAAGAGgtttcttcctcccaagggaggGATTTGGACTTCTACATACagtccatctccttctccaaaattaagcttccctttgacttaagcatcggagggccggcgctggaaacctcggccaccggctttttgcaggcccccacggaggacgccgctcgccgacggaccgccgcccgccagtgttcgccggagctcctcctcctcggtccgcggccgcccccgggtccaatttccagcaacacccaTGTAGTAATTTTCATTAGGAATCACCGATACTGACACCATGTGTGAGAAGAAAGGTGGCGGCTTTACAAGGGCAGCAAAATTCTAGATAGGGCAAATATATAAACTTTTCATGCACCAGCTGAGGAAAAAATATTCTGACGTGGCACATTCTCTACCACTATTCTATAAAtttaacaagataaaatacttcTCCATTGTCATACTAAATACCTGTAAACCAGTTCTTAAAATCAGTAGTTCTTTTTTAGCTGTAGTAAAATGGTAAATTGGAAAGTAGCATCATTAGAGTTGGTAAAGTCCCTATTTGTTAGAAATAAAAAGTTAAGATTGATTACCATCGAACTTTAATTCAGATGATTTGATTCTCTGCTACTTAAAACATCtatacataaaataaaattaataaaaaaggtGTCAACCTTTCTTTGAATTCCCTGTTTCTCGTTATTTTGGTTGCGTGAGTaatagaagataatgaaaacatctatacataaaataaaattaataaaaaaaagtaaaaaagcaAATCTAAGAATAAAagtaaataaagataaaaataaatttaagaaaaccaaaacaaaaatcaaaatcttaaaataataaaaactatatagacatatatacatatatatgtatatatcaaAGTATCTTTTCTCCATTTATTAGtgcattttatattttatataaataactcttcgtattgtttttattttccttttcttttggcaAAACAGTTATTAAATTTGCTTTGATAGACTAAGTATAAACTTTGTAGCTAAGTAAAATATTTTAGGGTATATTTGGACTTCTACATTTTAACAagcgctctctctctttctaactGTGTTTGAGACTGGGGAAGACGTAGGGGATTGGTTTGCagattagctttttttttttgtgcattaaAATAGTTTATAGAGATCGTAAATTTGGGGTCCAATGCAGTCCAGCTCCTTTGCCTAATTAATAAGAATATATTTGGGGCAATCATAGaccaaatatttttaaagttgCAGAAGCCACCAGTCCTAGAGAATGCAAAAGTTGGCCCAAAGGTAACCCTTATGTTACCTCAAGTACAGGATTTctcataaaattatttattaatatcaTATTTCAATTAATACGAGGAACTTTTACCTGCTAGCCCTCTAAAATATGCTCTATAACCACTTGCTAAGAACCATGCTTCAATGGCATGTCAACATTTGATTGGGGATCCAAACTATATATACTAAGTCTTTTTAAGTTGACTTTGGAGTATATCTGATTTTTATAATTAATTACTTTATAAGTTACTTCATCATGGAGGTATCGTTTGTCCTTGGTAAAGTTTATCAAAAACACTCCTTAGcatagaaaataaaagtttttaTAGTCTTACTCTTCGAAGGTAAAATCTTAACTTGTAATAAAAAAAGGTAAAATCTTAATATGGAGAACTTAGCAAAAGAATTGGCATGCACCTTCTTACTGTATCCTTTGCAATTTTGCTGAGAAAACTCTATTACATTTTTTTATCAGTTGCTACTCCagtaagaaaattcagatttacTTTCTAAGGTTGCTTGTTATCACAAACCATCCAACTAACCTATTCAATTTGTGGCTTGAATGGAGGAGTTAATATGAAGATCATGGATAAATTTTTCATGCTATGATAATTTGCCTTTCTATTTGGTTAGAGTGGAATTAAAAATCCTTTTTAGATATAGGAGAAGGCTAAGAAAGAGATTAAGAGAAGTTTTCTTTACGAAAGATTGGATCTTGTTAGTCTTACCTTCTACTGACATAAAGTTGTCTCCTTTTGTGCAATTTTTGCATTTGGAAGGTCTGGTCGCTTTATAAAGATATTGTTTTGTTTTAAGCTTTGATTGTCGGTTTCTAGGtcgttctcttttctttttctatttctttttgttcttttcttcttttattatcttttatcttttcttcCAAATGCTCTTAATCAAAGTGATTAGGGTccatccaatctttttcttcaaaaaatctATACGTTAATTTAGAATAccccaaatttttatttttgatagtaaCAAGTATAAAAAAGTTGCCACTAatgatttatattaaaaaaaattcttacaacTCAAAGAAAGATTagttcattattttattttaaatgctCAAAAAGGATAGATGCTAAGCTCCACTAATTACTTTTATCAGGAAGATTGAGAGACTTAAACTCAAGCTACTAATACCTGACCTCAGTGACTTTACCAATTGGCATTTTTTAGTTAATGGGTTCTCGCACATCTGTAAACTAAGGACCGGTTGCCTTGCCAAACTTTGAAATAGATCTATAAGCCACCATGAATCCTGTTGACACCCCAACATTTGCATTCACACACAAGCCAAGATGGATGAGGTTCATAGCATTCGTTGAATGACACCAATGGATTTCTTTAATCTGCAGAAAACTTCAAGCTAGCGATGATGCAGTGGATCAGCAATCAAGATGAAAAAAATTACGAGAATTTAAGGggagaaattttaaaaattacatgcatatatatccaAAAATTCTAAGGCCTGCTCGAAATtgctcttgtttccaaaaaaccTAAGAAAGAAAGTAAACTAGACCAAACAAGATGTATGATGAAACCTTTTtaaacttcaatttatttgTAAAATCTTTAGAGTTTTTAGATGCAATGATTTATTGCTTTCAAGAAGGACCGAAAACAAAAACATGATATAGTACAGTTCTGTGGAAATgctatcttcagcatcaatctTGATACGATATTTCACCAACTTGTATAGAAGcaaaaacacaaaaacaacAATGATGTCATACAAGCTTAGTTAATCATGGTTAGACAACTCATTAGATCTGTAAAATGCTTCATCAGTCTACAAGATATATAGCCATATCCATCAATGCATGCTTTCCATTAACTTCCGTTCCAACTTACAGATTAATGAGAGAAACCACAGATCTATTTCAGAGAACTGGTAATCACGAAAAAGAGGACACGAGAGAATCATGATGAACAAAGATCATGCATATAATATAAACATATAATCGTTACATAAGTTCCCAGTCCAAAGACATCACAAACTGCAGCCCCTAGTACTCACTTTCCAGGTGACATAGGGGTCAAACGGACCTTATCCCACATTTCTAGAAGCAAGCTGACACATCCATGACCTTATTCTAGTTCTCCATCTTACAACTGGTCTCTTAGCTTTATATACATACAAATTAACTTTCACAGCTTGACTCACCAACCTCACCACTGCCATCATCTCTTCCATAAATCCTTCATCACTTGACACCCGAACCCCCCCCAACCCTCTCCCTTCTCAGTCAGCAAGTCCTCAACCCAATCAAGGTCGGGGAAGTCAAGCCACTCTCCACCCCCACCCGGTAAACCATTTCCATTTGCTCCATTCATaccactttggaaagaagaagaagaagaagcagcagcagcagccacCGCCGGGGCCTCTCTCCTGCGTGGTTTTGCTACGCAGCGGccgatcccgcagcggaagcAGTCGCGGATCACCTCCGGGCGCAGCTGCTCGGGGGTGTGAGCGAAGAAGCAGATGCGGCGGGTGCAGGCAGCGCCGGCCTCGCACACCCGGGTGCGGTAGCGGGTGGGGTGGAGCCAGAACTCGAAGACGCCGTGGGCGTACTCGCAGCTCTGGCCCCGCTGGCACTCCCCTCTCAGCCGGAACTCCGGGCAGGCGATGCCGCTGTAGGGGTACTTGTTGGGGTCGCGGCGCCGCGCCTTCTCGCCACGGTGCGCGTAGGGGCACTCGGTCCAGTCGTGGCTCTTGGTCTTCGAGCAACGCTTCACCTTGTAGATGTACATCAGGAAGTCGTCAGGCCGGTCTTTGAGGTTGAGcatgccgccgccgctgccggtGCGGTCGCTGCTGGTTATGGCAGCAGCGTTGGCTGGGGAGTCGTCGGTGGCGCCGCAGGACAACCGGATGTAAACGGGAATGGGAACggcgtggtggtggtggtgaatGAACAAGCAGTTCTTGTTGGATCCACCATACATTGCCATGATGGATAGATGGATGGACGTAGGAGAGAAGGTGGGAGAGGGTGGGGGGACGAGGAGATGGGTTTCAGAAGAAGGGAAAGGAGATAATGGAGAACTAGAGAAGACAGAGTGGCtgtgtttttcttcttcttcttgtgatGAGAAGAGTAACGGGAGGGGGCTATTTATGACAGTTGCCGATTTGTCTGGCTCTCTAGTTTTGTGCAAAGTGTAAGCTCGCCCTTGCTTTCTCTCCACCTCACAGCTTCATGGCCAACTGGATTCACACTTGATTCACCTCTGGTGTAAATTCTAGAGCTATAGAATGAAGGATTATATAttgttattttcttttcctttttctttgcgCCCCTTTGTGTATTAGAGATGTATTAGAACGAAGAGAATTATGAAAAGAATGAGTATTAGTGTTTGGGACAAGTTCAtaaaaatacatatatagaaAGTCTAGATATTATTTCTTCAGGGATGCCACAGAAACAATAGGAGAGACGACAAGAAAAGCAGACATTAACAATGATGTGAGAGCTCGTAAAATTGTTGATCAGCTGTTAATTGGTAGTGTTTGCTAACTTTTTGCTGACTATGTTGATGTAAAATTCGGATCAGCATGTGGCTGATTTG
Proteins encoded in this window:
- the LOC120104311 gene encoding zinc finger CCCH domain-containing protein 67-like, with the translated sequence MAMYGGSNKNCLFIHHHHHAVPIPVYIRLSCGATDDSPANAAAITSSDRTGSGGGMLNLKDRPDDFLMYIYKVKRCSKTKSHDWTECPYAHRGEKARRRDPNKYPYSGIACPEFRLRGECQRGQSCEYAHGVFEFWLHPTRYRTRVCEAGAACTRRICFFAHTPEQLRPEVIRDCFRCGIGRCVAKPRRREAPAVAAAAASSSSSFQSGMNGANGNGLPGGGGEWLDFPDLDWVEDLLTEKGEGWGGFGCQVMKDLWKR